A portion of the Toxoplasma gondii ME49 chromosome VIIb, whole genome shotgun sequence genome contains these proteins:
- a CDS encoding tRNA (cytosine(34)-C(5))-methyltransferase, putative (encoded by transcript TGME49_255250) translates to MGKKKGGKGAEKKNGEGNGVWLTSPDVRENAEWEAYYLQQKIVPDEEWPMFLECLRTDLPTAFRVVTCTPHQHYIRAYIHQTMEQLKRDEAAGALPEACPSSFDPPSSRSDIASSGETNVPASTSCWRREAKLSQAFRAISWFLQGSEAFQIDVSRAALRSCKPLLAFHRFLVAQSEAATIMRQEVVSMIPALFFDIKADSCVLDLCAAPGSKTSQLLERMHVVHKKEREQARLNSLRGQENGVSSVRRGSLDSEISALVPPGLVVANDADSGRAHMLIHHLRHIHSPCLLVTSHSAQFFPAILVPSATPPESPVSTVSAVSSNSPERAACPSPPGLEDRGGAVCPSAFLRPHLRPLLFDCVLCDVPCSADGTLRKARSLWTRWHSNQGLGCHRLQLQILLRGIKLCKVNGRIVYSTCSFNPVENEAVVAAALEKTKGAVELVDCSGVLPTLQRRPGLKTWRVYWQKEFYDRFEDVPQTSAARQKVRPTMFPQYAASKAGEGKNRQDGLPLHRCMRFLPHLNNTGGFFVAVLEKKRHVPFHVKSRAADADTETPEGADVDGNLPEGDDEEEEEERENDDQEAEMKPAAGSGNGPEKSLNMGIQGSRNVGGSTTSRNCEAPRTLDQLQLDFVSLGWPQSFVEKQQHQYRRKVQQTRAVEAARATYAESAASGEKATQECPVSEAVGREEGENEGSCIHEEKLKAAWRAACASMGVPKECAVEAEAPMRSHEDSGAEGGMNGEQRRLRLLQELRACLFVRRRGEGENISMARKKPKHENAGTSRGTPAVCEVETGNAMEHTGVADIVKDEKLLRTVWFVSHGVERALSGVGRSRYKVVSAGCVAFQCRNSSKYRLSYGGAQWLVPFVDVSDCGEAEAERNCGNTGAVCLHRGGSTGKPDQTWDGKQPCFGTQGQGTKEGHVVLRISNELMMALLGAEGAPPRVDMSTLKHLQGGAELRQSTEEGPLVLVTTVLSEKVVEESDVSSQEKGSGFDKTGVAAFSGSGEAHGEPAKPTTLIAPAWRGRSNIEIMVDAHTCHALRCLLSHRDSLVSASARHRGSAQEIDTNGI, encoded by the exons atggggaagaagaagggaggcaaaggcgcggagaaaaagaatggCGAGGGCAATGGAGTTTGGCTGACTTCTCCAGACGTGAGGGAAAATGCGGAGTGGGAGGCCTATTATCTTCAGCAGAAAATCGTGCCTGACG AGGAATGGCCAATGtttctcgagtgtctccggACAGATTTGCCGACTGCCTTCCGCGTAGTCACGTGTACGCCTCACCAACATTACATTCGGGCGTACATACACCAGACGATGGAGCA ACTAAAGAGGGACGAAGCGGCCGGAGCCCTTCCCGAAGCTTGTCCGAGTTCGTTTGATCCGCCATCTTCTCGCTCCGACATCGCTTCTTCTGGAGAAACAAATGTGCCGGCTTCAACGTCTTGCtggcgcagagaagcgaaactgAGTCAGGCCTTTCGAGCGATCTCTTGGTTCCTTCAAGGCTCCGAGGCATTCCAAATCGACGTCTCTCGCGCAGCCTTGAGATCCTGCAAGCCACTTTT GGCGTTCCACCGCTTCCTCGTTGCCCAGTCGGAGGCTGCGACCATCATGAGGCAAGAGGTCGTCAGCATGATCCCTGCTCTGTTTTTTGACATCAAG GCGGACTCGTGCGTCCTAGACCTCTGTGCGGCGCCCGGATCCAAAACGTCGCAGCTCCtcgagcgcatgcatgtcgTCCACAAGAAGGAGCGCGAGCAGGCGAGACTGAATAGTTTGAGAGGTCAAGAGAATGGAGTCTCTTCGGTTCGACGAGGTTCTCTCGACTCCGAAATAAGCGCCCTCGTGCCGC CGGGATTGGTGGTTGCCAACGACGCAGACTCTGGGCGGGCGCACAT GCTCATTCATCACCTCCGGCACATTCACTCGCCCTGCCTGCTCGTTACCTCTCACTCGGCGCAGTTCTTTCCAGCGATTTTAGTGCCGTCTGCGACGCCCCCtgagtctcctgtctccactgtctcggCTGTCTCATCGAATTCGCCGGAGCGCGCCGCTTGTCCCTCGCCGCCGGGTCTCGAAGACCGCGGTGGCGCCGTGTGTCCGTCGGCGTTTCTCCGCCCGCACTTGCGGCCGCTCCTTTTCGACTGCGTCCTCTGCGATGTGCCTTGCAGCGCCGACGGGACGCTCCGGAAGGCTCGGAGTCTCTGGACGCGATGGCACAGCAACCAAGGCCTAGGCTGCCACCGCCTGCAACTCCAGATTCTCTTGAG aGGCATCAAACTCTGCAAAGTAAATGGACGAATTGTGTACAGCACCTGTTCCTTTAACCCCGTTGAGAACGAAGCCGTCGTCGCAGCAGCCTTG gaAAAGACAAAGGGTGCTGTCGAACTTGTGGACTGCTCTGGCGTCTTACCTACTCTCCAGAGACGCCCTGGACTAAAAACAT GGCGCGTGTACTGGCAAAAGGAATTCTACGATCGGTTCGAAGACGTTCCACAAACCAGCGCAGCTCGACAGAAAGTCCGACCCACAATGTTTCCGCAGTACGCCGCCTCGAAGGCGGGTGAggggaaaaacagacaggACGGCCTGCCCCTCCaccggtgcatgcgttttctccctcacCTCAACAACACAG GGGGTTTCTTTGTTGCCGTTcttgagaagaagagacacgttCCTTTCCATGTGAAGTCGCGAGCAGCCGACgccgacacagagacacctgaGGGAGCAGACGTGGACGGCAATCTGCCTGAGGGtgacgatgaagaagaggaagaagagagagagaatgatGATCAGGAGGCTGAAATGAAGCCTGCTGCGGGATCCGGAAACGGACCAGAGAAGTCGCTGAATATGGGCATTCAAGGCTCACGAAATGTCGGAGGTAGCACGACATCAAGGAACTGCGAGGCTCCGAGAACTCTGGATCAGCTCCAGCTggacttcgtctctcttggGTGGCCACAAAGCTTCGttgagaagcagcagcaccAGTATAGACGGAAAGTGCAACAGACTCGCGCAGTCGAAGCGGCACGCGCGACGTATGCTGAGTCGGCAGCTTCTGGGGAAAAGGCAACGCAAGAATGTCCGGTCTCGGAGGCTGTTggccgcgaagaaggcgagaacgaaggcTCATGCATTCACGAAGAAAAGCTCAAGGCGGCCTGGCGAGCTGCGTGTGCATCGATGGGCGTGCCGAAGGAGTGCGCTGTCGAAGCGGAGGCACCCATGCGTTCACACGAAGATTCAGGAGCCGAGGGAGGAATGAACGGCGAACAGAGGCGTCTGCGACTGCTGCAGGAACTCCgagcctgtctcttcgtcagACGCCGAGGCGAGGGTGAAAACATCAGTATGGCAAGAAAGAAACCTAAGCATGAAAATGCAGGCACGTCACGGGGAACCCCCGCTGTTTGCGAAGTCGAGACGGGGAACGCGATGGAGCATACGGGTGTTGCCGACATTgtgaaagacgaaaaactTCTTCGAACTGTGTGGTTTGTGTCCCATGGCGTCGAGCGAGCCTTGAGCGGAGTAGGCAGGTCTCGGTACAAAGTGGTGAGCGCAGGGTGTGTGGCTTTCCAGTGTCGGAATTCCAGCAAGTATCGCCTCTCGTACGGCGGAGCTCAGTGGCTTGTTCCGTTCGTCGATGTTTCTGATTGTGGGGAAGCGGAAGCCGAGCGAAACTGCGGTAACACGGGggctgtctgtctccacaggGGAGGAAGCACAGGCAAACCAGATCAGACGTGGGACGGAAAACAACCTTGTTTTGGTACGCAGGGCCAGGGAACAAAGGAGGGGCATGTTGTCTTGCGGATCAGCAACGAATTGATGATGGCTTTGTTGGGTGCCGAAGGCGCGCCTCCTCGGGTTGATATGAGCACTCTGAAACATCTTCAAGGAGGGGCAGAGCTCCGTCAGAGCACAGAAGAAGGGCCTCTCGTGCTCGTTACGACTGTTTTGTCAGAGAAGGTTGTTGAGGAAAGCGACGTGAGTTCTCAGGAGAAAGGCAGTGGTTTTGACAAGACCGGCGTGGCTGCCTTTAGTGGTTCTGGCGAAGCACACGGCGAGCCGGCGAAACCGACAACACTAATT GCTCCCGCGTGGCGAGGACGCTCGAACATTGAGATCATGGTTGATGCGCATACTTGCCATGCACTGCGATGTCTTCTGTCCCACCGGGACTCTCTTGTCAGCGCTTCGGCGCGACACAGAGGGAGTGCGCAAGAGATTGACACCAACGGGATTTGA
- a CDS encoding apical membrane antigen AMA1 (encoded by transcript TGME49_255260~Predicted trans-membrane domain (TMHMM2.0):484-507) has product MICSIMGGLRSLRAARPYSHQSNTETKHMGLVGVASLLVLVADCTIFASGLSSSTRSRESQTLSASTSGNPFQANVEMKTFMERFNLTHHHQSGIYVDLGQDKEVDGTLYREPAGLCPIWGKHIELQQPDRPPYRNNFLEDVPTEKEYKQSGNPLPGGFNLNFVTPSGQRISPFPMELLEKNSNIKASTDLGRCAEFAFKTVAMDKNNKATKYRYPFVYDSKKRLCHILYVSMQLMEGKKYCSVKGEPPDLTWYCFKPRKSVTENHHLIYGSAYVGENPDAFISKCPNQALRGYRFGVWKKGRCLDYTELTDTVIERVESKAQCWVKTFENDGVASDQPHTYPLTSQASWNDWWPLHQSDQPHSGGVGRNYGFYYVDTTGEGKCALSDQVPDCLVSDSAAVSYTAAGSLSEETPNFIIPSNPSVTPPTPETALQCTADKFPDSFGACDVQACKRQKTSCVGGQIQSTSVDCTADEQNECGSNTALIAGLAVGGVLLLALLGGGCYFAKRLDRNKGVQAAHHEHEFQSDRGARKKRPSDLMQEAEPSFWDEAEENIEQDGETHVMVEGDY; this is encoded by the exons ATGATCTGTTCAATCATGGGAGGCTTGCGGAGCCTGAGGGCAGCGCGGCCATACAGTCATCAATCGAACACTGAGACGAAGCACATGGGGCTCGTGGGCGTAGCAAGTTTGCTGGTTCTTGTGGCGGATTGCACCATATTCGCATCGGGACTCAGCTCAAGCACAAGGTCTCGCGAGTCGCAGACGCTGAGTGCTAGCACGTCGGGGAATCCCTTTCAGGCAAATGTAGAGATGAAAACCTTCATGGAAAGATTCAACCTAACTCATCATCATC AGTCTGGTATTTACGTCGACCTTGGACAAGACAAGGAAGTTGATGGCACATTATACCGGGAGCCTGCGGGGTTGTGTCCCATTTGGGGAAAGCACATCGAACTCCAGCAGCCGGACCGGCCTCCGTACCGTAACAACTTCTTGGAAGATGTTCCGACTGAAAAAGAATACAAACAGTCAGGGAATCCTTTGCCCGGAGGCTTCAACTTGAATTTCGTGACGCCTAGCGGGCAGCGAATTTCACCATTTCCGATGGAACTTCTTGAAAAAAATAGCAACA TCAAGGCGAGTACGGATCTTGGGAGGTGCGCCGAGTTTGCCTTTAAGACGGTCGCTATGGATAAAAACAATAAGGCGACGAAGTACCGTTACCCATTTGTTTATGACTCCAAGAAGCGACTGTGCCACATCCTCTACGTATCGATGCAGCTGATGGAGGGTAAAAAGTACTGTTCAGTCAAGGGCGAACCTCCAGATCTCACATGGTATTGCTTCAAGCCCCGAAAGAGTGTTACGGAGAATCATCATCTCATCTACGGATCGGCCTATGTTGGAGAGAACCCAGATGCGTTCATCAGTAAATGCC CAAATCAAGCTCTTCGCGGGTACAGGTTCGGTGTTTGGAAGAAAGGCCGTTGCCTCGACTACACTGAATTGACCGACACTGTGATAGAACGTGTTGAGTCAAAGGCACAGTGCTGGGTGAAAACCTTTGAAAACGACGGGGTCGCGAGTGACCAACCCCATACGTATCCACTGACGTCGCAAGCATCATGGAACGATTGGTGGCCTCTCCACCAGAGTGACCAACCTCACTCAG GTGGCGTTGGGCGTAATTACGGTTTCTACTACGTGGACACGACTGGAGAGGGCAAGTGTGCACTCTCTGACCAGGTACCCGACTGCCTGGTGTCGGATTCTGCCGCCGTGTCGTATACAGCAGCGGGGAGTTTGTCTGAAGAGACGCCGAATTTCATAATTCCGTCAAATCCCTCTGTTACTCCGCCAACGCCCGAGACGGCACTTCAGTGCACGGCCGACAAGTTCCCCGACTCTTTCGGTGCCTGCGACGTTCAAGCCTGtaaaagacagaagacgtCCTGCGTTGGCGGACAGATTCAAAGTACTAGCGTCGACTGCACCGCGGACGAACAAAATGAAT GTGGCTCTAACACTGCGTTGATCGCTGGACTCGCCGTAGGAGGGGTTCTGCTGTTGGCTCTTCTAGGAGGAGGCTGCTACTTCGCGAAGAG GTTGgacagaaacaaaggcgTCCAGGCGGCTCATCATGAACATGAGTTTCAGTCAGACAGAGGTGCTCGAAAAAAGAGGCCAAGCGATCTCATGCAAGAGGCTGAACCGTCGTTTTGGGATG aggcagaggagaacaTTGAACAAGATGGGGAAACACATGTTATGGTCGAGGGGGATTACTAG
- a CDS encoding hypothetical protein (encoded by transcript TGME49_255245~Signal peptide predicted by SignalP 2.0 HMM (probability 0.847) with cleavage site probability 0.798 at residue 43~Predicted trans-membrane domain (TMHMM2.0):25-48:68-86), with protein sequence MGNLLSSLLPPRVHKRLNRLWTNSYWLVSTVAWVASTAAITLAAPVIFHYEKECQMFETQAQFYQQQQALLASGVAGAAAGAAGATPSV encoded by the coding sequence ATGGGGAACCTCCTGTCCTCGCTGCTTCCGCCCAGAGTCCACAAGCGCCTGAATCGGCTGTGGACAAACTCGTACTGGCTCGTGAGCACAGTCGCATGGGTCGCGTCGACTGCGGCCATCACTCTCGCTGCGCCAGTCATTTTCCATTACGAGAAAGAGTGTCAAATGTTTGAGACGCAGGCTCAGTTCTACCAACAGCAACAGGCGCTCTTGGCATCCGGCGTGGCTGGTGCAGCAGCTGGCGCAGCGGGGGCGACTCCTTCGGTGTGA